One window of Vicinamibacterales bacterium genomic DNA carries:
- the flhA gene encoding flagellar biosynthesis protein FlhA, with the protein MTTQQTSPIGRASHMLVPAGLLAVVLLMIVPLPPLMLDLLLSVDIGLAVVLMLTVVYIKQTVEFSVFPTLLLLLTLLRLSLNVASTRLILMHGHDGVDAAGHVIMAFGQFVVGGNFVVGIVVFLVLIAIQFLVINHGAVRISEVTARFTLDAMPGRQMAIDADLNAGIIDDTQARTRRERVRKEADFYGAMDGAIRFTQRDALAAVLITGVNIVAGLIIGVFQHDLDLATAARTYTILTVGEGLVTAIPALLVSMSGGLITTRAASDSHLGEEVADQLLARSKPLAIAAGTLVLLALIPGLPKVAFITVAACLGAAAYANRAVSERTGASAETPAPAPDALDTAVAVDPLSVEVGYALVALVDEQQGGTLLNRVRAIRRQIATETGVIVPPVHVADNLQLAPRSYAIQVKGVEVSRGELFADRLLAINPGTADITLDGTPTREPAFGLPAVWISPDQRERASAAGFTVVDPTTALSTHLSETIRTFLPDLLTRQHTKELVDRVAQSSPKLVEELVPKLASIGDIQKVLRQLLRERVPIRDLTSILEAIADALPATKDPDAVSEAVRAAIGRAICRPYQTEQGDLPTISIAPALEERLVSSLVRTEQGAMLALDPAQAQRLASRIAEIIGAAVAQPVLLCTPTLRPHVWRLFARVLPHLGVLSHNEIPPQIRVASIATLD; encoded by the coding sequence ATGACAACCCAACAGACCTCCCCCATAGGCCGCGCTTCGCACATGCTGGTGCCGGCCGGCCTGCTCGCGGTGGTGCTGCTCATGATCGTGCCGCTGCCGCCGCTCATGCTGGATCTGCTGCTGTCGGTTGACATCGGGCTGGCGGTGGTCCTGATGCTGACCGTCGTCTACATCAAGCAGACGGTCGAGTTCTCGGTGTTTCCAACGTTGCTGCTGCTGCTGACGTTGTTGCGCCTGTCGCTGAACGTGGCGTCGACGCGGTTGATCCTGATGCACGGTCACGACGGGGTCGACGCGGCGGGGCACGTGATCATGGCGTTCGGCCAGTTCGTGGTCGGCGGCAATTTCGTGGTCGGCATCGTGGTGTTCCTGGTGCTGATCGCCATTCAGTTCCTGGTCATCAATCACGGCGCGGTGCGCATCTCCGAAGTCACCGCCCGGTTCACGCTCGACGCGATGCCGGGGCGGCAGATGGCGATCGACGCCGACCTGAACGCCGGCATCATCGACGACACCCAGGCGCGCACCAGGCGCGAGCGGGTGCGGAAAGAGGCCGACTTCTACGGCGCGATGGACGGCGCGATCCGCTTCACGCAGCGCGACGCCCTGGCGGCGGTACTCATTACCGGCGTCAACATCGTCGCCGGCCTGATCATCGGCGTGTTTCAGCACGACCTCGACCTGGCGACGGCGGCACGCACCTATACCATCCTGACGGTGGGAGAGGGCCTGGTGACGGCCATCCCCGCGCTGCTCGTGTCGATGTCGGGCGGTCTCATCACCACGCGGGCGGCGTCGGATTCCCACCTGGGTGAAGAGGTGGCGGATCAGCTGCTCGCCCGGTCGAAGCCGCTGGCGATCGCTGCCGGCACCCTCGTGCTGCTGGCCCTGATTCCCGGCCTGCCCAAGGTGGCGTTCATCACCGTGGCGGCCTGTCTGGGAGCGGCGGCCTATGCGAACCGGGCCGTGTCCGAGCGGACCGGAGCTTCGGCCGAGACGCCGGCGCCGGCGCCGGACGCGTTGGACACGGCGGTGGCCGTCGATCCCCTGAGCGTGGAAGTGGGCTACGCGCTGGTGGCCCTGGTCGACGAACAACAGGGCGGCACGCTGCTCAATCGCGTGCGCGCCATCCGCCGACAGATTGCGACCGAGACCGGCGTGATCGTGCCGCCGGTGCACGTGGCCGACAACCTGCAGCTGGCGCCGCGCAGCTACGCCATCCAGGTCAAGGGGGTCGAAGTCTCGCGGGGCGAACTGTTCGCCGATCGGCTGCTGGCGATCAACCCGGGCACGGCGGACATCACGCTCGACGGCACGCCCACGCGCGAGCCGGCCTTTGGTCTGCCCGCGGTGTGGATCAGTCCGGACCAGCGGGAGCGGGCCTCGGCGGCGGGGTTCACCGTGGTCGACCCGACCACGGCCCTGTCGACGCACTTGTCCGAAACCATCCGCACGTTCCTGCCCGACTTGTTGACCAGGCAGCACACCAAGGAACTCGTCGACCGGGTGGCGCAGTCATCCCCGAAACTCGTGGAGGAACTGGTGCCGAAGCTCGCCTCGATCGGCGACATCCAGAAGGTGCTCCGGCAACTGCTGCGCGAGCGGGTGCCGATTCGCGACCTGACCAGCATTCTCGAAGCGATCGCCGACGCGCTGCCGGCGACGAAGGATCCGGATGCCGTCTCGGAGGCGGTGCGGGCGGCGATCGGCCGCGCCATCTGCCGACCGTACCAGACCGAGCAGGGCGACCTGCCCACCATATCCATTGCCCCGGCGCTCGAGGAGCGGCTGGTGTCCTCCCTCGTGCGCACCGAGCAGGGCGCCATGCTGGCCCTCGACCCGGCACAGGCCCAGCGACTGGCCAGCCGGATCGCCGAAATCATCGGCGCTGCGGTGGCACAGCCTGTGCTTCTCTGCACACCGACGCTACGGCCGCATGTGTGGCGGCTGTTCGCCAGGGTGCTTCCGCATCTGGGCGTGCTGTCACACAACGAGATTCCGCCACAGATTCGCGTGGCGTCCATTGCAACGCTGGACTGA
- a CDS encoding EscU/YscU/HrcU family type III secretion system export apparatus switch protein has translation MADSSTGEKTEAPSLKRRKDAREKGQVARSQDMVAAAALLAVTGALVQTGPQGMARLGARLADGLARLDEHARGSATPNDVTLLMTGDLAVIAVVVGPFLLTAAVVGLAGHFAQAGWVFAPQRLAPDWSRLSPAQGLSRLKPSQSGLDLVKTLVTATVIGVLAYNVVAAALAESPRLAWMAPAAAAAEGWALMQRLLWQVGFALVAFAGADYGLQAWRQFQSLKMTKQEVADEARSSEGNPELKARVRRVQREMTRGRMLTAVKTATVVITNPTHFAVALEYRRSMTSAPVVVAKGQDVLAQKIKAIAREQGVPMVENVSLAQALYRGADVGEAIPGDLFGAVAEVLAYLVRIKQLTL, from the coding sequence ATGGCCGACAGTTCCACCGGAGAAAAAACCGAAGCCCCGTCGCTCAAGCGCCGGAAGGACGCGCGGGAAAAGGGCCAGGTCGCGCGCAGCCAGGACATGGTCGCGGCGGCCGCCCTGTTGGCGGTGACCGGCGCCCTGGTGCAGACCGGCCCCCAGGGCATGGCGCGGCTGGGAGCCCGCCTCGCCGACGGGTTGGCGCGACTGGACGAGCATGCGCGCGGATCGGCCACGCCCAACGACGTGACCCTGCTCATGACCGGGGATCTGGCCGTGATTGCCGTGGTCGTGGGCCCCTTCCTGCTGACCGCGGCCGTCGTTGGCCTGGCGGGTCACTTCGCGCAGGCCGGCTGGGTGTTTGCGCCGCAGCGCCTGGCCCCCGACTGGTCCCGCCTGAGCCCGGCGCAGGGTCTGTCTCGTCTCAAGCCATCGCAATCGGGGCTGGACCTGGTGAAGACCCTGGTGACGGCAACGGTGATTGGGGTGCTGGCTTACAACGTGGTCGCGGCGGCGTTGGCCGAGAGCCCCCGACTGGCGTGGATGGCGCCGGCGGCCGCTGCCGCCGAGGGGTGGGCGCTGATGCAGCGCCTGCTCTGGCAGGTGGGCTTCGCGCTGGTGGCGTTCGCGGGCGCCGACTACGGCCTGCAGGCGTGGCGGCAGTTCCAGTCGCTGAAGATGACGAAGCAGGAAGTGGCCGACGAGGCCCGTTCGAGCGAGGGCAATCCGGAGCTCAAGGCCCGCGTGCGCCGCGTGCAGCGCGAGATGACGCGGGGCCGGATGCTGACGGCGGTGAAGACCGCCACCGTCGTCATTACCAACCCGACCCACTTCGCGGTGGCGCTCGAGTACCGGCGGTCGATGACCAGCGCCCCCGTGGTGGTGGCCAAGGGGCAGGACGTGCTGGCCCAGAAGATCAAGGCGATCGCGCGCGAGCAGGGCGTGCCGATGGTCGAAAACGTCTCGCTGGCCCAGGCCCTCTATCGCGGTGCCGACGTGGGCGAGGCGATTCCCGGCGACTTGTTTGGCGCGGTGGCCGAGGTGCTGGCGTACCTGGTCCGGATCAAGCAGCTGACTTTGTAG
- a CDS encoding flagellar biosynthetic protein FliR has product MDLETLSRSILLLARPGMLIVAAPVFGGGFAPPHVRVGLALLLALLLLPAVPVPAVASAAGLGLVVARELAIGFALAMGLRALLAGAELGGHLTSSQLMLSYGSVIDPQGGVRNTLIATLYGNLALLTFFAVNGHHALVRGVVASYVAEPIGLGGVDASLVAAVMRLLGVVFVFGLRLAAPLIVVMLVLELAVGLISRAAPAMNLMVVATPVKVVIGLVVVSAVVPLVPGATTRLVSLAGEIGLQLARAFR; this is encoded by the coding sequence ATGGATCTGGAGACCCTGAGCCGCTCGATCCTGTTGCTGGCGCGGCCGGGCATGCTGATTGTGGCGGCGCCGGTGTTCGGCGGCGGGTTCGCGCCGCCGCATGTGCGCGTCGGTCTGGCGCTGCTGCTGGCGCTGCTGCTGCTCCCGGCCGTGCCGGTGCCCGCCGTGGCCAGTGCGGCCGGACTGGGGCTGGTGGTGGCGCGTGAGCTGGCGATCGGCTTCGCCTTGGCCATGGGGCTACGGGCGCTGCTGGCCGGTGCGGAGCTTGGCGGCCATCTCACGAGCAGCCAACTGATGCTCTCGTACGGGTCGGTGATCGATCCGCAAGGGGGCGTGCGCAACACGCTCATCGCCACGCTCTACGGCAATCTGGCCTTGCTGACCTTCTTCGCCGTCAACGGGCACCATGCGCTCGTGCGGGGCGTGGTCGCCTCCTACGTGGCCGAACCGATCGGCTTGGGCGGTGTTGACGCCTCCCTGGTGGCCGCGGTGATGCGGCTGCTCGGCGTGGTGTTCGTGTTCGGACTGCGGCTGGCGGCTCCCCTGATTGTCGTGATGCTCGTGCTCGAACTGGCCGTGGGGTTGATCTCCCGGGCGGCACCCGCCATGAACCTGATGGTGGTCGCCACGCCGGTGAAGGTCGTGATCGGCCTGGTTGTGGTGTCGGCGGTCGTGCCTCTGGTCCCCGGCGCGACGACCCGGTTGGTCTCGCTCGCCGGCGAGATCGGGCTGCAACTGGCGCGGGCGTTCCGCTGA
- a CDS encoding flagellar biosynthetic protein FliQ, with protein MSEALIVGVIRQALETAILVSLPMLLAGVVAGVLVSIFQTVTSIQDSVLAFIPRALAIIVVFALTFPWMLRVVTGFSAGLIGRLPELVR; from the coding sequence ATGTCCGAGGCCCTGATTGTCGGCGTCATTCGGCAGGCGTTGGAGACGGCCATCCTGGTGTCGCTGCCGATGTTGCTGGCGGGTGTCGTGGCCGGCGTGCTGGTCAGCATCTTTCAGACCGTGACGTCGATCCAGGACAGCGTGCTGGCGTTCATTCCCCGGGCGCTGGCGATCATCGTCGTGTTCGCGCTGACGTTTCCCTGGATGCTGCGTGTGGTCACCGGGTTTTCCGCCGGGCTGATCGGCCGCTTGCCCGAACTGGTCCGCTGA
- the fliP gene encoding flagellar type III secretion system pore protein FliP (The bacterial flagellar biogenesis protein FliP forms a type III secretion system (T3SS)-type pore required for flagellar assembly.), whose protein sequence is MTCRARLIASIAVAVILSAATVAAQPSQFDLRVDGVGAVSAPLQVVIFLTLLTFVPAALVIMTSFTRIAIVFHFLRQAMGTQEMPSNQMLVGLTLFLTVFIMAPVGERMNALAIAPAMAGRITVTEALELGAPPLRTFMLKQTREADLALFVELGRVPRPKNPDELPMRVVIPAFAISELKTGFQMGFFLFVPFLLIDLIVSTTLLSMGMLQLPPAMISLPFKILLFVLIDGWNLLVASLVRSFL, encoded by the coding sequence GTGACGTGCCGTGCGCGGCTGATCGCGTCCATCGCCGTCGCAGTCATCCTGTCCGCGGCGACCGTTGCCGCGCAGCCGTCGCAGTTCGATCTGCGCGTCGATGGCGTCGGCGCCGTCTCGGCGCCGCTTCAGGTCGTGATCTTCCTGACGCTCCTGACGTTCGTGCCGGCCGCGCTGGTCATCATGACCTCCTTTACGAGAATCGCCATCGTCTTCCATTTCTTGAGGCAGGCGATGGGCACGCAGGAAATGCCGTCGAACCAGATGCTGGTCGGTCTCACGCTGTTTCTCACGGTGTTCATCATGGCGCCGGTCGGGGAGCGCATGAACGCGCTGGCGATCGCGCCGGCCATGGCCGGTCGCATCACCGTGACCGAGGCGCTGGAACTGGGGGCGCCACCGCTGCGGACGTTCATGCTGAAGCAGACGCGCGAGGCCGACCTGGCGTTGTTCGTTGAACTGGGCCGCGTGCCGCGGCCGAAGAACCCGGACGAGCTGCCGATGCGCGTGGTCATTCCCGCGTTTGCGATTTCCGAGCTGAAGACCGGCTTTCAGATGGGGTTCTTCCTGTTCGTGCCTTTCCTGCTCATCGACCTCATCGTCTCGACCACGCTGCTGTCGATGGGCATGTTGCAGCTGCCGCCGGCGATGATCTCGTTGCCATTCAAGATCCTGCTGTTCGTGCTGATCGACGGCTGGAACCTGCTGGTGGCTTCGCTGGTCCGGAGTTTTCTGTGA
- a CDS encoding flagellar biosynthetic protein FliO → MRLLALGQAAAFGADPVLISGRSLAAAVITIGVLAALAWALRRSSLRRTGQPVTVETAIPLGERRSLLIVAVEGRRLLLGVTPGQITLVTELNRPFRDALDDTIGREAAS, encoded by the coding sequence GTGAGGTTGCTGGCGCTTGGTCAGGCCGCGGCGTTCGGCGCGGATCCCGTCCTGATCAGCGGGCGGTCGCTGGCGGCGGCGGTGATCACGATTGGCGTGTTGGCGGCGCTGGCGTGGGCCCTGCGCCGCAGCAGCCTGCGCCGGACGGGCCAGCCGGTGACGGTGGAGACGGCGATTCCCCTTGGGGAACGGCGTTCGCTGTTGATTGTGGCGGTCGAAGGCCGGCGGTTGCTGCTCGGCGTTACGCCAGGCCAGATCACGCTGGTGACCGAATTGAACCGCCCGTTTCGCGACGCGCTCGACGACACCATCGGTCGCGAGGCCGCCTCGTGA
- a CDS encoding FliM/FliN family flagellar motor switch protein yields the protein MAGFGDVLDVRCGVDFIIGTGTLSVRDCLHLALHSIVRLNQSAGADLDLLVHGVPIAHGEVVIVDDSSMFRVSRIVAPAGVEAA from the coding sequence GTGGCGGGGTTCGGCGATGTGCTCGACGTCCGGTGTGGTGTGGATTTCATCATCGGCACCGGCACTCTGTCGGTGCGCGACTGTCTCCACCTGGCCCTTCACAGCATCGTGCGTCTGAACCAGTCGGCCGGCGCCGATCTCGATCTTCTCGTCCACGGCGTGCCGATCGCGCACGGCGAAGTTGTGATCGTCGACGACAGTTCCATGTTCCGCGTGAGTCGCATCGTCGCGCCGGCGGGAGTCGAGGCGGCGTGA
- a CDS encoding flagellar basal body-associated FliL family protein gives MSDTPQSTSPADAKRSPNKKILYLALAAGVIGGIGGGGYWWSLRAAPAEESHTPPAEAAEVPAHKRGLITFEPFVVNLADAGTSRFLRVTVRLVVDSPERAKEIEESAVVLMAARAAILELLTTQTSEALVTPAGKAALRAAIAERVGHDGEVKVHDVLFSDFVVQF, from the coding sequence ATGAGCGATACACCGCAATCGACGTCTCCGGCCGACGCCAAGCGCAGTCCGAACAAGAAGATTCTCTATCTGGCCTTGGCTGCCGGCGTCATTGGTGGCATCGGCGGTGGCGGCTATTGGTGGAGCCTTCGCGCCGCGCCGGCCGAGGAGAGTCACACGCCGCCGGCCGAAGCCGCGGAAGTCCCCGCACATAAGCGCGGCCTGATTACCTTCGAACCGTTCGTCGTGAACCTGGCTGATGCCGGCACGTCGAGGTTCTTGCGGGTGACTGTCCGCCTGGTCGTCGACTCACCGGAGCGAGCCAAGGAGATCGAGGAGTCGGCCGTCGTCCTGATGGCCGCGCGCGCGGCGATCCTCGAACTCCTGACGACACAGACGTCCGAGGCACTGGTGACTCCCGCGGGCAAGGCGGCCCTGAGGGCGGCCATTGCCGAACGAGTCGGTCACGACGGCGAGGTAAAGGTGCACGATGTCCTCTTTTCCGACTTCGTCGTCCAGTTCTAG
- a CDS encoding flagellar hook-length control protein FliK, whose protein sequence is MIALGVQFPAAVAAAFPAAAAPADDPELFTDAAAFVGMLQQLTAHLAPEGAATAAVGAGATAASFNLSDESGEAADVNPGAITIVADWVRPPDLVLSNPAAVAGSPHRDTDVPISSESAPRDNGDDADPGNATSVFPVGMLQQIAGVAIPIVPGPGAPFSERRPVDGPAGAPEAFPISLRRGSSVVSTASEWEAAVLDEAQAGIPPQASGRAIQDQAARVSTAVPTPVPSGVPTAAFVDAAQVTPAMSPEHTMAGSVASGLIEPDPAAAPARGADVLAAVPTGETLVLGRTKSGNRASQPAQAENRSEDERRLPADGRPGINADRVGPVMPASKQDPGSGESPQRWPSGTPAREHASAPTVLSVTTESRLSMPAVPPTAATSAVADPVAETELPRQIVHSIRLQAMAGGGEAHVRLRPEYLGELTVAVKVERGAVTATLHAETPAVRQWIEANEASLRQGLAEHGLHLDKLTILDEAPQPESAPQDRRERGREEQARQEQSRRQAPRRPRPEAGTATFEVVV, encoded by the coding sequence GTGATTGCGTTAGGCGTACAGTTCCCGGCGGCCGTGGCGGCGGCGTTTCCCGCCGCCGCGGCTCCCGCCGACGACCCAGAGCTCTTCACCGACGCGGCCGCGTTTGTCGGCATGCTGCAGCAACTGACGGCGCACCTCGCCCCGGAAGGCGCCGCGACGGCCGCGGTTGGCGCCGGCGCAACCGCGGCGTCGTTCAACCTCTCGGATGAGTCCGGCGAGGCTGCCGACGTCAACCCCGGTGCGATCACCATCGTGGCCGACTGGGTGCGACCTCCCGATCTGGTTCTTTCGAACCCGGCGGCGGTGGCCGGTTCTCCGCACCGGGACACCGACGTCCCCATCTCTTCGGAATCCGCCCCGCGCGACAACGGCGACGATGCCGATCCCGGGAATGCCACCAGCGTGTTCCCGGTTGGGATGCTTCAACAAATAGCAGGCGTTGCCATACCGATCGTCCCGGGCCCGGGAGCGCCCTTTTCCGAACGTCGTCCGGTGGACGGCCCGGCGGGCGCTCCTGAGGCCTTCCCCATTAGCCTGCGTCGCGGGTCGAGCGTTGTCTCGACGGCCAGCGAATGGGAGGCGGCTGTCCTCGACGAGGCGCAGGCCGGTATTCCACCGCAGGCCAGCGGTCGCGCGATCCAGGATCAGGCGGCCAGAGTGTCGACAGCGGTGCCGACCCCGGTGCCGTCGGGAGTTCCGACCGCGGCATTTGTGGATGCAGCGCAGGTGACACCGGCCATGTCTCCCGAGCACACGATGGCGGGCAGCGTGGCGTCTGGCCTGATTGAGCCGGACCCGGCCGCGGCTCCGGCACGGGGCGCGGACGTCCTGGCCGCGGTGCCCACCGGAGAGACACTGGTTCTCGGTCGCACCAAGTCTGGCAACCGAGCCAGCCAGCCGGCGCAAGCCGAGAACCGTTCCGAGGACGAGCGGCGTCTTCCTGCGGATGGCCGTCCGGGGATCAACGCCGACCGCGTGGGTCCCGTGATGCCTGCGTCGAAACAAGACCCGGGGAGCGGCGAGTCGCCGCAGCGGTGGCCGTCAGGGACGCCGGCACGGGAGCACGCGAGCGCCCCGACGGTGCTGTCCGTCACCACGGAGAGCCGGTTGTCGATGCCGGCCGTGCCGCCGACGGCCGCGACATCGGCCGTCGCGGATCCGGTTGCGGAAACCGAACTGCCCCGGCAGATCGTGCACTCGATCCGGCTGCAGGCGATGGCTGGCGGTGGGGAGGCCCACGTCCGCCTGCGGCCCGAGTACCTCGGCGAGTTGACGGTCGCGGTCAAGGTGGAGCGCGGGGCGGTAACCGCGACGTTGCACGCCGAGACGCCGGCGGTTCGCCAGTGGATCGAGGCGAACGAGGCATCGTTGCGCCAGGGGCTCGCCGAACACGGTCTGCATCTCGACAAGCTGACGATTCTCGACGAGGCGCCTCAGCCGGAGTCGGCCCCGCAAGATCGTCGAGAGCGGGGTCGCGAAGAGCAGGCCCGCCAGGAACAGTCGCGGCGGCAGGCGCCGCGCCGGCCCCGTCCAGAGGCGGGAACGGCCACCTTCGAAGTCGTCGTGTAA
- a CDS encoding flagellar hook protein FlgE, with the protein MGFSSSLSGLNVNQQKLNVIGNNLANINTIGFKASTVQFMDLVSQSVGGSSANPMQVGLGVMTGSISPSFKQGGIENTGVPTNVAIQGNGFFVVGDANNRSYTRAGDFSFDADGMLVTPDGLPVQGYTAINPVTGDVITTGQPSSIVVPPGVLRAPTATTKFGTISNLDSAAAVASTFSASVEIYDALGAPHVATITYTNTAAGAWSYAMTVPGEDVTPGVPGTPFQIAAGTLTFTAAGKLNLVNGAAAADVNIPGPVWKNGATATAISWDLVDANGVGSLTGFANPSATSSKTQNGAAAGTVNSISIDSEGQILATFGSGGNVAIGQMALANFNNPQGLVKLGSNRYGESASAGIANIGVAGEGGRGTLIGSSLEQSNVDIAQEFTQMILAQRGYQANSKSITVADELLLETLNLKR; encoded by the coding sequence ATGGGTTTCTCCTCGAGTCTGTCCGGGCTCAACGTCAACCAGCAGAAGCTGAATGTGATCGGCAACAACCTGGCCAACATCAACACGATTGGCTTCAAGGCCAGCACGGTCCAGTTCATGGATCTGGTGAGCCAGTCGGTGGGCGGATCGAGCGCCAATCCCATGCAGGTCGGCCTGGGCGTGATGACCGGCTCGATCTCCCCGAGCTTCAAGCAGGGGGGCATTGAGAACACCGGGGTGCCCACCAACGTCGCCATTCAAGGCAACGGCTTCTTCGTCGTCGGCGACGCCAACAACCGGTCGTACACACGGGCGGGGGATTTCTCGTTCGACGCCGACGGCATGCTGGTGACGCCCGATGGGCTGCCTGTCCAGGGGTATACCGCGATCAATCCGGTCACCGGGGACGTGATCACCACGGGCCAGCCGAGCAGCATCGTCGTGCCGCCGGGTGTGTTGCGCGCGCCCACGGCGACCACCAAGTTCGGCACGATCAGCAACCTCGATTCGGCCGCTGCCGTGGCATCGACCTTCTCCGCGTCGGTCGAGATCTACGACGCGCTCGGTGCACCCCACGTGGCCACGATCACCTATACCAACACCGCCGCCGGTGCCTGGAGTTATGCGATGACGGTGCCTGGTGAGGACGTGACCCCAGGCGTCCCGGGCACGCCCTTTCAGATTGCCGCCGGCACGCTCACCTTCACCGCCGCCGGCAAGTTGAACCTGGTCAATGGCGCGGCCGCGGCGGATGTGAACATCCCCGGACCCGTCTGGAAGAACGGCGCCACGGCCACGGCCATCTCTTGGGACTTGGTGGATGCGAACGGCGTGGGCTCCCTCACCGGATTTGCCAACCCGTCGGCCACCTCGTCGAAGACGCAGAACGGCGCGGCGGCCGGCACCGTCAACAGCATCAGCATCGATTCAGAGGGGCAGATCCTGGCGACCTTCGGGTCCGGCGGGAACGTGGCCATCGGTCAGATGGCGCTCGCCAACTTCAACAACCCACAGGGGCTCGTGAAGCTCGGATCGAACCGCTACGGCGAAAGCGCGTCGGCCGGCATCGCCAACATCGGCGTGGCCGGCGAGGGCGGCCGAGGCACGCTGATCGGCAGTTCGCTGGAGCAGTCGAACGTCGACATCGCGCAGGAGTTCACGCAGATGATCCTCGCGCAGCGCGGCTACCAGGCCAACTCCAAGAGCATCACCGTGGCCGACGAGCTGCTGCTCGAGACGCTGAACCTCAAGCGCTAG
- a CDS encoding flagellar hook capping FlgD N-terminal domain-containing protein, with the protein MTIDSTTNTSQAGASSPGTTMQDALGRDAFMRLLLTQLQHQDPTQPQADGEFLAQLAQFSALEQLQQVNTKLESMSKFFNQVGSVTDATPSPEAK; encoded by the coding sequence ATGACGATTGATTCCACGACGAACACCAGCCAAGCCGGCGCGTCTTCCCCCGGTACGACGATGCAGGATGCGCTCGGCCGCGACGCGTTCATGCGGCTGCTGCTGACGCAGCTCCAGCATCAGGACCCGACCCAGCCGCAGGCCGACGGTGAATTCCTTGCGCAGTTGGCGCAGTTCTCCGCGCTCGAACAATTGCAGCAGGTAAACACGAAGCTCGAATCGATGTCGAAGTTCTTCAACCAGGTGGGGTCGGTCACCGACGCCACCCCGTCGCCGGAGGCCAAGTAA
- a CDS encoding FliI/YscN family ATPase — MPADPAAISLDAYFDLVRDTEPAPMMGRVSRVVGLLVESIGPQARIGEVCELRRRGGAVVPMEIVGFREGRLLSVPLGDTAGICPGDRIVARGGVLSMPAGEALLGRVIDGLGQPIDGKGPLRAQARMPLKPAAMNPLARDPISSPIGTGVRAIDGLLTCGRGQRVGLFGGSGVGKSTLLGMMARGTQADVVVLALVGERGREVRSFLEHDLGPSGLSRAVVVVSTSDSPPLVRLRAAYGATAIAEHFRDQGKNVLLMMDSVTRFAMAQREVGLAAGEPPTAKGYPPSVFALLPGLLERAGNVRGSGSITAIYSVLVEGDDTNEPIADAVRGILDGHIVLSRDLAARNHYPAIDILASISRTMPQVADAEHRGKAGQVREWLATLRDSDDLVSVGAYVRGSNARIDTALDRREAVSAFLCQPADTSDTLPDAIGALRSL, encoded by the coding sequence TTGCCGGCTGATCCAGCCGCCATCAGTCTCGACGCTTACTTCGACCTGGTTCGGGACACCGAGCCCGCGCCCATGATGGGTCGGGTATCGCGCGTGGTCGGACTACTGGTGGAGTCGATCGGTCCGCAGGCCCGCATCGGCGAAGTGTGCGAGTTGCGCCGCAGGGGCGGCGCCGTCGTGCCGATGGAAATTGTCGGGTTTCGCGAGGGTCGCCTGCTCTCGGTGCCGCTGGGCGACACCGCCGGCATCTGTCCCGGCGACCGCATTGTCGCTCGCGGCGGCGTGCTCTCAATGCCGGCGGGCGAGGCGTTGCTCGGGCGCGTGATCGATGGTCTCGGCCAGCCGATCGACGGCAAGGGGCCGCTCCGCGCGCAGGCCCGGATGCCGCTGAAGCCGGCCGCGATGAATCCCCTGGCGCGCGATCCGATTTCGTCGCCGATCGGCACCGGCGTACGCGCCATCGACGGGTTGCTGACCTGTGGCCGCGGCCAGCGCGTCGGCCTGTTCGGCGGCAGCGGTGTCGGCAAGAGCACCCTGCTTGGCATGATGGCCCGTGGCACGCAAGCCGATGTCGTCGTTCTGGCGCTGGTCGGCGAGCGCGGACGCGAGGTGCGCAGTTTTCTCGAGCACGACCTGGGGCCGAGCGGGCTGTCGCGCGCGGTCGTCGTCGTGTCCACCTCGGACAGCCCGCCACTGGTGCGCCTCCGCGCCGCCTATGGCGCGACCGCCATCGCCGAACATTTTCGCGATCAGGGGAAGAACGTCCTCCTGATGATGGACTCGGTCACGCGGTTCGCCATGGCGCAGCGCGAAGTGGGTCTCGCCGCCGGCGAACCGCCGACCGCCAAGGGCTACCCGCCGTCGGTCTTCGCGTTGCTGCCGGGCCTGCTCGAACGCGCCGGCAACGTCCGCGGCAGCGGCAGCATCACCGCCATCTACTCCGTGCTCGTCGAAGGCGATGACACCAACGAGCCGATCGCCGATGCGGTCCGTGGCATCCTCGACGGTCACATCGTGCTCTCGCGCGATCTGGCCGCGCGCAACCACTATCCCGCCATCGACATCCTGGCGAGCATCAGCCGGACCATGCCCCAGGTGGCCGACGCCGAACACCGCGGCAAGGCGGGCCAGGTGCGCGAGTGGCTGGCGACGCTCCGCGATAGCGACGACCTGGTCAGTGTCGGCGCCTACGTGCGCGGCAGCAATGCGCGCATCGATACCGCGCTCGATCGACGCGAGGCCGTCTCGGCCTTCCTGTGTCAGCCCGCTGACACCAGCGACACGCTGCCCGACGCCATCGGCGCCCTGCGGTCGCTCTGA